The following coding sequences lie in one Enterococcus sp. 9E7_DIV0242 genomic window:
- a CDS encoding DUF1129 domain-containing protein, translated as MELEKLQEIVAENRELEKNLTKRNEQYIFDLKKSMNAANLSEQEQTLALHEILPVMVEEQKSGKTARQLFGTVSERTEAILNKPAEKEAATPFLMWLDNAMLLTGALAIMMSATSLLFKNNNQQLGLVTLLAGGTVGGYVLYLMYKYVYQYDRPGANKAQRPGFLKSGAIMVGAMFLWLLAFAGSALLPTSINPVLDPMIIIIIGGAVLLARYFLKKKYNMQSSLAR; from the coding sequence ATGGAACTGGAAAAACTGCAGGAAATCGTTGCTGAAAATCGTGAGCTGGAAAAGAATTTGACGAAAAGAAATGAGCAGTATATTTTTGACTTGAAAAAGTCGATGAACGCGGCTAATCTTTCAGAGCAAGAGCAAACCTTGGCTTTGCATGAAATTCTACCGGTAATGGTAGAAGAGCAAAAAAGCGGAAAAACAGCGCGCCAGCTTTTTGGTACCGTCTCAGAGCGGACAGAAGCTATCTTGAATAAACCGGCAGAAAAGGAAGCAGCGACACCATTTTTGATGTGGTTGGACAACGCTATGCTATTAACTGGAGCATTGGCAATCATGATGTCTGCTACGAGTCTGCTGTTTAAAAACAACAATCAACAATTGGGACTGGTGACCTTGCTTGCCGGAGGTACAGTTGGAGGTTATGTTCTTTATCTAATGTATAAATATGTTTATCAATACGATAGACCTGGAGCGAACAAAGCACAACGACCAGGTTTTTTGAAATCTGGAGCAATCATGGTGGGAGCGATGTTCCTTTGGTTACTGGCATTTGCCGGTTCAGCCTTATTACCGACAAGTATTAATCCGGTGTTAGATCCAATGATTATCATCATTATTGGAGGAGCTGTATTGTTGGCTCGTTATTTCCTCAAAAAGAAATACAACATGCAAAGCAGTTTAGCAAGATAA
- the rsmG gene encoding 16S rRNA (guanine(527)-N(7))-methyltransferase RsmG, protein MTPEEFKQFLTEKGIVLSDQQMQQFERYYEVLVEWNEKMNLTAITEKKEVYLKHFYDSVSLALFEDFSSGKKICDVGSGAGFPSIPLKIVFPDLEVTIVDSLNKRITFLTHLIEELSLTGVSLYHDRAETFGQKSEFRAAFDYVTARAVARLSVLSELCLPLVKKEGYFLALKAAKSEEELLEAKKAIAVLGGKFEQEKSFELPITHDERHIVMIQKKKETPKKYPRKPGLPNKQPIK, encoded by the coding sequence ATGACACCAGAAGAATTTAAGCAGTTTTTGACGGAAAAGGGAATCGTTTTGTCTGACCAGCAGATGCAACAGTTTGAACGCTATTATGAAGTGCTAGTCGAGTGGAATGAGAAGATGAATCTGACCGCTATTACAGAAAAAAAGGAAGTCTATCTGAAGCATTTCTATGATTCTGTTTCGCTGGCTCTTTTTGAGGATTTTTCATCCGGAAAAAAAATTTGTGATGTAGGTTCCGGTGCAGGCTTCCCAAGTATCCCCTTAAAAATTGTTTTTCCTGATTTGGAGGTCACCATCGTAGACTCCTTAAACAAACGTATTACGTTTTTAACGCATTTAATAGAAGAATTATCGTTGACAGGTGTCTCGCTATACCATGATCGTGCAGAAACTTTTGGTCAAAAGTCAGAATTTAGAGCGGCATTTGATTATGTCACAGCTCGTGCAGTGGCGCGTTTGAGCGTCTTGTCAGAATTATGTCTGCCATTAGTAAAAAAAGAGGGCTATTTTCTGGCACTGAAAGCCGCCAAAAGTGAAGAAGAGCTTCTTGAAGCAAAAAAAGCGATTGCTGTTTTAGGCGGGAAATTTGAACAAGAGAAATCCTTTGAATTGCCAATTACACATGATGAACGACATATCGTTATGATACAAAAGAAGAAAGAAACACCGAAGAAATATCCGAGAAAACCAGGACTACCGAACAAACAGCCGATCAAATAA
- a CDS encoding oleate hydratase yields the protein MYRSNGNYEAFARPKKPEGVENKSAYLVGAGLASLSAAAFLVRDGQMKGENVHILEELPISGGSLDGILNPTRGFIIRGGREMENHFECLWDLFRSVPSLEVEDASVLDEFYWLNKEDPNYSKCRAIENRGERIPTDGKFTLSDASSEEMVKLFLTAEDQLQDKKITDVFSDEFFESNFWLYWSSMFAFEKWHSAMEMRRYIMRFIHHIDGLPDLSALKFTKYNQYESLVLPLVNYLEEHGVHFQYDTVVKNVLTDSTNEKIVARTLVLEVGGQEQAVDLTENDLVFITNGSITESTTYGDNDHPAPVTHDLGGSWSLWKNMAAQNPAFGKPEKFCENLPEESWFVSATTTTLDNKVAPYIEKISKRDPYAGKVVSGGIVTVKDSNWMLSYTLNRQPHFKAQPKDQLVVWIYGLLSNKPGNFIKKSITECTGSEIAQEWLYHMGVPVEEIADLANNSCSTIPCYMPYITSYFMARAEGDRPLVVPEGSKNLAFIGNFSETERDTVFTTEYSVRTAMEAVYTLLEVDRGVPEVFASSYDIRTLLKSTGRLLDGKKLKDIHVPWLIRILEKKGLEKAQGTMIIELLKDADLL from the coding sequence ATGTATCGAAGTAATGGGAATTATGAGGCATTCGCACGTCCTAAAAAACCAGAAGGTGTAGAAAATAAATCAGCTTATTTGGTTGGTGCAGGTTTGGCTTCTCTATCTGCAGCTGCTTTTCTAGTCAGAGATGGCCAAATGAAGGGTGAAAACGTCCATATTTTAGAAGAACTGCCGATTTCTGGTGGTAGCTTAGATGGTATTTTAAACCCAACAAGAGGCTTCATTATTCGTGGTGGTCGTGAAATGGAAAATCATTTTGAATGTCTATGGGATCTGTTTCGGTCCGTTCCTTCTCTAGAGGTGGAGGATGCTTCTGTTCTAGATGAATTCTACTGGTTAAACAAAGAAGACCCTAACTACTCAAAATGCCGGGCAATCGAAAACCGTGGGGAACGAATTCCAACAGATGGAAAATTTACCCTATCTGATGCTTCTTCAGAAGAAATGGTTAAGCTGTTTTTAACAGCTGAAGATCAGTTGCAGGATAAAAAAATCACGGACGTTTTTTCAGATGAATTCTTCGAATCCAATTTTTGGCTGTATTGGTCTTCTATGTTTGCTTTTGAAAAATGGCACAGTGCAATGGAAATGCGCCGTTATATCATGCGCTTCATTCATCATATTGATGGCCTGCCTGACCTATCTGCCTTGAAATTCACTAAATACAATCAGTATGAATCTTTGGTATTGCCTTTGGTCAACTACTTAGAAGAGCATGGTGTTCACTTCCAATACGATACAGTAGTAAAAAATGTTTTAACAGACTCTACTAACGAAAAAATCGTTGCTCGTACATTAGTCCTTGAAGTAGGCGGACAAGAACAAGCCGTCGATCTGACAGAAAATGATTTGGTTTTTATCACCAACGGAAGCATCACAGAAAGCACAACTTACGGAGACAATGATCATCCCGCTCCTGTCACTCATGACTTGGGTGGCAGCTGGTCCTTATGGAAAAATATGGCTGCACAAAATCCAGCCTTTGGGAAGCCAGAAAAATTCTGTGAAAACCTACCTGAAGAAAGCTGGTTTGTCTCTGCGACTACTACCACGCTAGATAATAAAGTAGCACCCTATATTGAAAAAATCAGCAAACGTGATCCATATGCCGGAAAAGTTGTTTCAGGCGGGATCGTAACTGTCAAAGACTCCAACTGGATGCTGAGCTATACCTTGAACCGCCAACCGCATTTCAAAGCACAGCCAAAAGATCAGCTGGTCGTTTGGATTTATGGTCTACTTTCAAACAAACCAGGGAACTTTATCAAGAAGAGTATCACTGAATGTACAGGAAGTGAAATTGCTCAAGAATGGCTGTACCATATGGGTGTACCTGTAGAAGAAATTGCTGATCTTGCTAATAATTCCTGTAGTACGATTCCTTGTTATATGCCATATATCACTTCCTATTTCATGGCGCGTGCAGAAGGTGACCGTCCACTGGTAGTTCCCGAAGGTTCAAAAAATCTAGCCTTTATCGGTAATTTCAGTGAAACAGAAAGAGATACCGTCTTTACAACCGAATATTCTGTTCGTACTGCAATGGAAGCCGTCTATACTTTGCTAGAGGTAGACCGCGGTGTACCAGAGGTCTTTGCCTCTTCTTACGATATCCGTACCTTGCTAAAATCAACCGGACGATTGTTAGACGGAAAGAAATTAAAAGATATTCATGTACCATGGCTGATTCGGATTCTAGAGAAAAAAGGATTGGAAAAAGCACAAGGCACAATGATTATCGAATTACTGAAAGATGCAGATTTGCTTTAG
- a CDS encoding DUF951 domain-containing protein, whose amino-acid sequence MYDLGDIVEMKKPHACQTNRWEIIRMGADIKIRCLNCQHIVMMTRRDFEKRLKKVLEKKA is encoded by the coding sequence ATGTATGATCTAGGAGACATTGTTGAAATGAAAAAGCCTCATGCCTGTCAGACCAATCGGTGGGAAATTATTCGCATGGGTGCCGACATAAAAATCAGATGTTTGAATTGTCAGCATATCGTCATGATGACCCGTCGCGATTTTGAGAAACGTTTGAAAAAGGTTCTGGAAAAGAAGGCATAA
- a CDS encoding DUF1700 domain-containing protein produces MNEKVTHYLQLLNKQLHRLETQERADILEEVESHIFEAVSNGASVDHVLETLGDPAKLAASYTSEAILKNGSFNLSSLAQLVKFYFVTGFSGMFIIPIVGILSIAFYFCSFVVIAAGVIKTIGLFFGYSLPISVMNFGFWQAPDFMVLPICLVFGALFYVGSRKMWHWLKDYLFSISVAHRKLKSSN; encoded by the coding sequence ATGAATGAAAAAGTCACACATTACTTGCAACTGTTGAATAAACAGCTTCATCGTTTGGAAACACAGGAGAGAGCGGATATTCTTGAAGAAGTGGAAAGTCATATTTTTGAAGCTGTCAGTAATGGTGCTTCTGTTGATCATGTCCTTGAAACACTAGGTGATCCTGCCAAATTAGCAGCCTCTTATACCAGTGAGGCGATACTGAAAAATGGCTCATTCAATTTAAGCAGCTTAGCACAATTGGTAAAATTCTATTTTGTTACTGGTTTTTCCGGTATGTTCATCATTCCTATTGTCGGAATTTTATCGATTGCTTTCTACTTCTGCTCTTTCGTTGTAATTGCTGCGGGTGTAATCAAAACAATTGGTCTATTCTTCGGGTATTCTCTACCAATTTCAGTGATGAACTTCGGGTTCTGGCAAGCACCTGATTTTATGGTCCTACCGATTTGCCTGGTGTTTGGTGCTTTGTTCTATGTTGGTAGCCGCAAAATGTGGCATTGGTTGAAGGATTATCTCTTTTCAATTTCGGTTGCTCACCGCAAGCTTAAAAGCTCGAACTAA
- a CDS encoding GNAT family N-acetyltransferase, whose amino-acid sequence MEYKVKTIAELTSEELLAIMKERVAVFVVEQNCPYQEIDDQDDQALHTWLQEGTEIIGYTRIINEVDAVHIGRVLTVKKYRGAGYGELLMERTLEAAKKAFPERLIVLGAQEYATDFYKKFGFKVISDVYLEDDIPHVDMGLK is encoded by the coding sequence ATGGAATATAAGGTAAAGACAATAGCGGAATTAACATCAGAAGAATTGTTGGCGATCATGAAGGAACGAGTTGCGGTATTCGTGGTGGAGCAAAACTGTCCTTATCAGGAAATCGATGATCAGGATGATCAAGCGCTGCATACATGGTTGCAAGAAGGAACTGAGATCATTGGGTATACACGGATTATTAATGAAGTAGATGCAGTCCATATTGGGAGAGTTCTGACAGTCAAGAAATACAGAGGCGCAGGATACGGGGAGCTGTTGATGGAAAGAACACTCGAAGCAGCAAAGAAAGCTTTTCCGGAACGACTGATTGTTTTAGGCGCACAGGAATACGCGACTGATTTTTATAAGAAATTTGGCTTTAAGGTGATTTCCGATGTCTATTTAGAGGATGACATTCCTCATGTGGATATGGGACTGAAATAG
- a CDS encoding ribose-phosphate diphosphokinase: MSKHYFDPRLKIFALNSNRPLAEKIAKAVGVELGKSSVSQFSDGEIQINIEESIRGSHVYLIQSTSSPVNDNLMELLIMVDALKRASAKTINVVMPYYGYARQDRKARAREPITAKLVANMLEKAGVTRMLTLDLHAVQIQGFFDIPVDHLMGAPLIADYFMDHGIQGDDVVVVSPDHGGVTRARKLAEYLKAPIAIIDKRRPKANVAEVMNIIGQVEGKICVLIDDMIDTAGTISLAANALQEAGAKEVYASCTHPVLSGPALERIEESAIKRLVVTDSIYLSDDRKIDKIDEISVGELIGDAIKRIHENKPVSPLFETKNR, encoded by the coding sequence ATGTCAAAACATTATTTTGATCCAAGATTGAAAATCTTTGCTCTTAACTCAAATCGTCCGTTAGCAGAAAAAATTGCGAAAGCTGTTGGTGTGGAATTAGGAAAATCATCTGTCAGTCAGTTCAGTGATGGTGAAATTCAAATCAACATCGAAGAAAGTATCCGTGGTTCCCATGTTTACTTGATCCAGTCAACCAGTAGTCCTGTGAACGATAATTTGATGGAACTGTTGATTATGGTCGATGCATTGAAACGTGCAAGTGCGAAAACAATCAACGTAGTGATGCCTTATTACGGTTACGCTCGTCAAGATCGTAAAGCTCGTGCTCGTGAGCCGATCACTGCAAAATTAGTTGCGAACATGCTTGAAAAGGCTGGCGTAACAAGAATGTTGACATTAGACCTGCATGCTGTGCAGATTCAAGGGTTCTTTGATATTCCAGTGGACCATTTGATGGGTGCGCCTCTAATTGCAGATTACTTTATGGATCATGGCATCCAAGGGGATGACGTGGTTGTCGTTTCTCCCGACCATGGCGGAGTAACTCGTGCCCGGAAGCTGGCTGAATATCTGAAGGCTCCAATTGCCATTATCGACAAACGTCGTCCAAAGGCGAATGTAGCAGAAGTCATGAATATTATTGGCCAAGTTGAAGGAAAAATCTGCGTATTGATTGATGATATGATCGATACAGCAGGAACGATTTCATTGGCTGCCAATGCCTTACAGGAAGCGGGAGCAAAAGAAGTGTATGCTTCTTGTACACACCCGGTTCTTTCCGGACCAGCTTTAGAACGTATTGAAGAATCAGCGATCAAACGGTTGGTTGTAACAGATTCTATCTATTTGTCAGATGATAGAAAAATCGATAAAATCGATGAAATCAGCGTTGGCGAACTGATTGGTGATGCGATCAAACGTATCCATGAGAATAAACCAGTCAGCCCATTATTTGAAACAAAAAATCGATAA
- the ychF gene encoding redox-regulated ATPase YchF: protein MALTAGIVGLPNVGKSTLFNAITKAGAEAANYPFATIDPNVGMVEVPDDRLQRLTELVKPKKTVPTTFEFTDIAGIVKGASKGEGLGNQFLSHIRQVDAICHVVRCFDDENITHVEGRVDPLADIDTINLELVLADLDAVTKRHTRVAKIAKTKDKAAVAELAILDKIKPVLEEGLSARTIDFDDEEKKIVRSLFLLTTKPILYVANVSEDEVSDSDNNQYVQQVREFAANENAEVIVVCARAEEEIAELDEEDKAEFLEALGIEESGLDQLIRAAYDLLGLATYFTAGEQEVRAWTFRKGIKAPQAAGIIHTDFERGFIRAETVSFEDLNTYGNMQAAKEAGKVRLEGKDYIVQDGDVMLFRFNV, encoded by the coding sequence ATGGCATTAACCGCTGGTATCGTAGGTTTACCCAACGTTGGGAAATCTACTCTTTTTAACGCAATTACAAAAGCAGGAGCAGAAGCTGCAAACTACCCGTTTGCAACGATCGATCCGAATGTTGGGATGGTAGAAGTTCCTGACGATCGACTACAGCGATTGACAGAATTGGTAAAACCTAAAAAAACCGTTCCAACAACATTTGAATTTACAGATATCGCAGGAATTGTTAAAGGGGCAAGTAAAGGTGAAGGTCTTGGAAACCAATTTCTGAGTCATATCCGTCAAGTAGATGCGATTTGTCATGTTGTTCGTTGTTTTGATGATGAGAATATTACCCACGTTGAAGGAAGAGTTGATCCTTTGGCAGATATCGATACGATCAATCTGGAATTGGTTTTAGCGGATCTGGATGCTGTGACGAAGCGTCATACTCGTGTAGCGAAAATTGCTAAAACAAAAGACAAAGCTGCAGTGGCTGAATTAGCGATTTTGGATAAAATCAAGCCTGTTTTGGAAGAAGGGCTTTCTGCAAGAACGATCGATTTCGACGATGAAGAAAAGAAAATCGTAAGAAGCTTATTCTTGTTGACGACAAAGCCAATCTTATATGTGGCGAATGTCTCTGAAGATGAAGTATCTGATTCTGACAATAATCAGTATGTGCAACAGGTTCGAGAGTTTGCTGCGAATGAAAATGCCGAAGTAATCGTTGTTTGTGCTCGTGCAGAAGAAGAAATTGCTGAGTTGGATGAAGAAGATAAGGCTGAATTTTTGGAAGCTTTGGGCATTGAAGAATCTGGTTTAGATCAGCTGATCCGTGCAGCATACGATTTATTGGGACTTGCGACATACTTTACTGCCGGAGAGCAGGAAGTGCGAGCTTGGACTTTCCGAAAAGGGATCAAAGCACCTCAAGCAGCAGGGATTATCCATACGGACTTTGAGCGAGGCTTCATTCGTGCTGAAACAGTATCCTTCGAGGATCTTAATACGTACGGCAATATGCAGGCAGCGAAGGAAGCGGGGAAAGTACGTCTGGAAGGAAAAGACTATATCGTGCAAGATGGCGACGTGATGCTTTTCCGTTTCAATGTATAA
- a CDS encoding PadR family transcriptional regulator: MNISDWKSQVKRGTLELCILSLLAKRAYYGYELIEVLSSWDMIATNENTMYPLLRRLTKEGYLESYWQENYDLPRRKYYRITDSGMQYLIEMTGLWKTLTKAVSDIQNHKEEL; encoded by the coding sequence ATGAATATCAGCGACTGGAAATCTCAAGTAAAACGAGGAACACTTGAACTATGTATATTATCATTGCTAGCAAAAAGAGCGTACTATGGCTATGAATTAATTGAGGTATTAAGCAGTTGGGATATGATTGCAACGAATGAAAATACGATGTATCCATTACTGCGTCGCTTAACTAAAGAGGGCTACCTAGAAAGCTATTGGCAGGAAAACTATGACCTTCCCCGAAGAAAATATTATCGAATCACTGATTCTGGTATGCAGTATTTAATTGAAATGACTGGTTTATGGAAGACATTGACCAAGGCCGTCAGTGATATTCAAAATCATAAGGAGGAATTATAA
- a CDS encoding ParA family protein, with the protein MVRIISVANQKGGVGKTTTTVNLGACLAYYGKKVLLVDIDAQGNATSGVGVRKPDVAHDVYDVLVNEQPLKDVILTTTRENLDIVPATIQLAGAEIELTSMIARESRLKSALEEVQDEYDFILIDCPPSLGHLTINAFTSSDSILIPVQCEYYALEGLSQLLNTIRLVQKHFNPDLKIEGVLLTMYDARTNLGAEVVEEVRKYFREKVYDTIIPRNVRLSEAPSYGLSIIDYDPRSRGAEVYLSLAKEVLGNE; encoded by the coding sequence ATGGTACGAATCATTTCTGTAGCAAACCAAAAAGGCGGAGTAGGAAAAACCACTACCACTGTTAATTTAGGGGCATGCTTGGCCTATTATGGAAAAAAAGTATTATTGGTCGATATTGATGCACAGGGAAACGCCACAAGTGGTGTAGGTGTGAGAAAACCGGACGTTGCCCATGACGTTTATGATGTATTAGTCAATGAACAGCCACTGAAAGATGTGATTTTGACAACGACGAGAGAAAATCTTGATATTGTACCTGCAACGATCCAATTAGCAGGAGCTGAAATAGAACTGACATCGATGATTGCAAGAGAATCCAGATTAAAGTCGGCATTGGAAGAGGTTCAGGATGAGTATGATTTTATTCTCATTGATTGCCCACCTTCTTTGGGACATTTGACGATCAATGCATTCACGTCGAGCGACTCCATTTTGATCCCTGTACAATGTGAATACTATGCGTTGGAAGGGCTGAGTCAGCTATTGAATACGATTCGACTGGTACAAAAGCACTTCAATCCGGATCTGAAAATTGAAGGTGTTTTATTAACAATGTACGATGCTCGTACAAATCTAGGGGCAGAAGTGGTAGAAGAAGTTCGTAAATATTTCCGTGAAAAGGTTTATGATACGATTATTCCTCGAAATGTTCGACTATCAGAAGCACCAAGCTACGGCTTATCGATCATTGATTACGATCCGCGTTCACGCGGTGCCGAAGTCTACTTATCTCTAGCAAAGGAAGTGTTGGGTAATGAGTAA
- a CDS encoding MucBP domain-containing protein, translating to MKKKVYVALLSLCCPIMLNTQQVFAEEVASETAPTSETVAAEEGTTESGPEEVPVESAPEVSEEAPVATEETQESTEETSNTVVEETEVSEETVESTETPKEAPVEEEKAARALVNFEVSFVDETTGALIGTAPISKEEGTVAVIALPTNGYFVVDTPVNSGFSVELDENLNPYLVGTVTAATTDFTVTMRAFNASGDAQINFVDEAGNPVNGAPNVMLGGEVGEVVSYDPPVIPGYTYSGGTVSVTLTDTLQEIPVVYTRVETKLTVTYLDTAGNPLIADETYTGKYGEVYAFTPASFSGLELISFNGAPFSEADLPITVTMGETDQHFVLVYGAPVVIDEPAPYEPSQIDPVVPVVEEVRPAVQPMATKEVKPKSAKVKKSLPETGEKENMVVAAAGMILVAQAAYVLKKKKENEFGL from the coding sequence ATGAAGAAAAAAGTTTATGTTGCGTTGTTATCTTTGTGTTGCCCGATTATGTTGAATACTCAACAAGTATTTGCTGAGGAAGTTGCTAGTGAAACAGCTCCGACGAGTGAAACAGTAGCAGCTGAAGAGGGAACAACAGAGAGTGGACCAGAAGAGGTTCCTGTTGAGTCAGCACCGGAAGTTTCAGAAGAAGCGCCGGTAGCAACTGAAGAAACACAAGAATCAACAGAAGAGACAAGTAATACAGTTGTTGAAGAAACAGAAGTATCTGAAGAGACTGTTGAAAGTACAGAAACACCTAAAGAAGCTCCAGTAGAAGAAGAAAAAGCTGCACGTGCATTGGTAAACTTCGAGGTTTCTTTTGTCGACGAGACAACAGGTGCATTGATTGGAACTGCTCCCATTAGTAAAGAAGAAGGAACAGTAGCCGTGATCGCTCTACCAACAAATGGTTATTTTGTTGTAGACACACCAGTTAATTCAGGTTTTTCTGTAGAATTAGATGAAAATTTAAACCCTTACTTGGTTGGTACTGTAACCGCAGCAACAACTGATTTTACTGTTACAATGAGAGCATTTAATGCTTCAGGTGATGCACAAATCAATTTTGTTGATGAAGCTGGAAATCCAGTCAACGGTGCACCGAATGTTATGTTGGGTGGCGAAGTAGGCGAAGTAGTTAGTTATGACCCTCCTGTAATTCCAGGATATACGTACAGTGGTGGGACAGTTTCGGTCACTTTGACAGATACATTACAAGAAATTCCTGTCGTTTATACACGTGTTGAAACAAAACTGACAGTGACTTATTTAGATACTGCAGGGAATCCATTGATTGCAGATGAAACATATACTGGTAAATATGGCGAAGTTTACGCATTTACGCCTGCATCATTCTCAGGATTGGAATTGATCAGCTTTAACGGTGCGCCGTTTTCAGAGGCTGACCTACCAATTACCGTAACGATGGGTGAAACAGATCAGCATTTTGTCTTGGTTTATGGAGCGCCAGTAGTAATTGATGAACCAGCGCCGTATGAACCATCTCAAATAGATCCAGTAGTACCGGTTGTTGAGGAAGTAAGACCAGCAGTTCAACCTATGGCTACAAAAGAAGTTAAGCCTAAATCTGCAAAAGTGAAAAAATCTCTTCCAGAGACTGGTGAGAAAGAAAATATGGTTGTTGCTGCAGCAGGAATGATCTTAGTTGCACAAGCAGCCTATGTTTTGAAGAAAAAGAAAGAAAACGAATTTGGTTTATAA
- a CDS encoding ParB/RepB/Spo0J family partition protein, protein MSKGKGLGRGIDALFQDFASLEEVDVKKEEVIEIPLSDLRPNPYQPRKTFDESSLSELADSIKQSGVFQPIIVRKSSVKGYEIIAGERRFRASKLAEKETIPAIVREFDEEAMMQIAVLENLQREDLNALEEAEAYDMLMKNLKLTQAEVAERLGKSRPYIANYLRLLTLPSLVKDMVQQETLSMGQARTLLGLKDKKTILTLANRAVKEGLTVRQLEQLVTEINEDEGKKAVKKVKKAAKEKPYYIRESEDRLMDKFGTTVVIQEKEGKGKIEIEYLSESDLTRILDILNIQFDEE, encoded by the coding sequence ATGAGTAAAGGAAAAGGTCTGGGACGCGGTATTGATGCATTATTTCAAGATTTTGCCAGTTTGGAAGAAGTTGATGTAAAAAAAGAGGAAGTCATAGAAATCCCCTTGAGCGATCTTCGTCCAAATCCTTATCAGCCCAGAAAAACATTTGATGAAAGCTCTTTAAGTGAATTAGCAGATTCAATCAAACAGTCAGGTGTTTTCCAGCCAATCATCGTGCGTAAGTCTTCTGTTAAGGGGTACGAGATCATTGCAGGAGAACGACGTTTCCGTGCTTCTAAGCTTGCAGAAAAAGAAACGATTCCTGCAATCGTCAGAGAATTTGACGAAGAAGCCATGATGCAAATTGCAGTGTTGGAAAATTTACAAAGAGAAGATTTGAATGCTTTAGAAGAAGCCGAAGCGTATGATATGTTGATGAAGAATTTGAAGTTGACACAAGCCGAAGTTGCGGAGCGTTTAGGAAAGAGCCGTCCGTATATTGCGAACTATCTGCGTCTTTTGACATTGCCCAGCCTGGTTAAGGACATGGTCCAACAGGAAACCTTGTCAATGGGACAGGCCAGAACGCTATTAGGATTGAAAGACAAGAAAACCATTCTTACACTTGCAAATCGTGCAGTGAAAGAAGGATTGACTGTACGACAGTTGGAGCAGCTGGTTACTGAAATCAATGAGGATGAAGGCAAAAAGGCTGTGAAAAAGGTCAAAAAAGCAGCGAAGGAAAAACCGTACTATATTCGTGAAAGTGAAGACCGTTTGATGGATAAATTTGGTACGACGGTTGTTATCCAGGAAAAAGAAGGGAAAGGAAAGATCGAGATAGAATATCTATCTGAGTCTGATCTGACAAGAATCCTTGATATACTAAATATACAATTCGATGAAGAATAA